From Myotis daubentonii chromosome 7, mMyoDau2.1, whole genome shotgun sequence, a single genomic window includes:
- the ZNF804A gene encoding zinc finger protein 804A, which produces MECYYIVISSTRLSNGHFRNIKGVFRGPLSKSGNRTLDYAEKENTIAKALEDLKANFYCELCDKQYHKHQEFDNHINSYDHAHKQRLKELKQREFARNVASKSRKDERKRAKALERLHRLAELRKEAARAPGSGPMFKSTTVTVGDTRDGLPRGAVVDSVHSQEGVKCPWGPSAEPAEEVSAVAADPGSARHPAKTHQLGERAQGVRGLRTGFSFAFPKKASLRLESSAAAFTESSDDASLDRGLGRRSRFVPGPCHLQLPSPTDVLLSLEEKAPFLPPPEGACRCTEKAPPQEMTEVACEKDTFLLPSSRQFQLPLSSDAGHCQTSVASADPAPPEDAAMNEDMSEDLAVSESSGSRGAALDGAPDRTALPAAPAESAKDDEAPAIEAETEPRGPEGLAPSLSEEGTVASRKTPDFSKRPCEPFVPVLNKDGSAVLQWPSEMLVYTAAQPPVSYSCNPLCFDFKSTKGNSHLEKNQPPFRGLCPQQKGGDVCKRPAWDGKGSAVTGPTGYDGGESRNEPAPVTPLLAEDSLSSGCDPGRNGNIDQRYKHSSCRSRKTKRYHFIQKQTKQNTHEKCHKTRLKDTHEHRFHKSRRKKKRRKLCHHHRGEKAKESTTPFKMETGNSCTDTARKNPLEAISEKRDLAEEPLLDAHPPPDKEPASAFPFLRENKETWKTWNAEHSHNDAISSKNHWTKNSAVLNGQSSPTMMHSGKCSLTPSRTSCSCKATVPSCGQDHGCVFLPKATRGVPPNQAVKRGYNSLVSETERCYRKRRPHSSSPSSDESLNAQHALPGEFGAPPRAPAPFRPRRRRRRKRGRFRPKRGALVLGERADPPGKAVGQAGGLMSADTKEELNPQDMAGVDRSSEQTDPVTHKLTSRPSSPLPSGSDGGAERVVAEAPSGSRPEVSDEPTSVPAAGTPAEEVAGARLGRQEGSQTVPIREKQVPPAEKTCQQPPPKALLCHHELELAQALPQGKVAAAEASPEWLCLPSGILHAPPPLPFKEAQVSGHALVTTEQILAPLALPEQALLIPIETPDKFKALPCEVYQHILQPGLLAHKVKLAFPAAALAPPSAPLQPLPLQQPLSSTSVTTIHHTVLHHQTGTVKVLQPHPRFLSQVPSLTRTSLPQTAISRGPLGTRLCPGNPPTLVAPPPMPIIPASVLHPSPLAFPPLPQALFPSLLAPHPAVIPLQPLF; this is translated from the exons AGGCTCAAAGAACTGAAACAAAGGGAATTTGCGCGAAACGTAGCCTCCAAGTCCAGGAAGGATGAAAGGAAGCGGGCGAAGGCCCTGGAGCGCCTCCACCGGCTGGCCGAGCTGAGGAAGGAAGCCGCGCG TGCTCCCGGAAGTGGCCCCATGTTCAAGTCCACGACGGTGACGGTGGGAGACACTCGCGATGGCCTGCCCCGGGGAGCTGTTGTGGATTCAGTTCACAGCCAGGAGGGTGTCAAGTGTCCTTGGGGTCCCAGTGCAGAGCCTGCGGAAGAGGTGAGCGCTGTGGCTGCCGACCCAGGGAGTGCACGTCATCCTGCAAAGACCCACCAGCTCGGGGAGCGCGCCCAGGGCGTCCGGGGACTCAGGACTGGCTTCTCTTTCGCGTTTCCCAAGAAAGCGTCCCTGAGGCTGGAGTCCTCGGCCGCAGCCTTCACCGAGAGCAGCGACGATGCCTCCCTGGACAGAGGGCTGGGGAGGCGAAGCCGGTTTGTCCCCGGCCCTTGTCATCTGCAGCTGCCTTCACCGACAGACGTGCTCTTGAGCCTCGAGGAGAAggctccctttctccctccccccgagGGCGCGTGCCGTTGCACAGAAAAGGCTCCACCGCAGGAGATGACAGAGGTTGCTtgtgaaaaagacacattttTATTACCTTCCTCTCGCCAGTTTCAACTCCCGCTGTCCTCGGACGCAGGCCATTGCCAAACGTCGGTGGCATCCGCAGATCCAGCTCCCCCGGAAGATGCTGCTATGAATGAAGACATGTCTGAGGATCTTGCCGTTTCCGAGTCTTCAGGAAGTAGGGGCGCAGCTCTAGATGGGGCTCCCGACCGCACGGCTTTGCCAGCGGCCCCAGCGGAAAGTGCGAAGGACGATGAAGCACCCGCCATCGAGGCTGAAACTGAACCCCGTGGTCCCGAGGGGCTGGCCCCTTCCCTTTCTGAAGAGGGCACCGTAGCTTCACGTAAAACGCCAGACTTCTCCAAAAGGCCCTGTGAGCCCTTTGTTCCTGTGCTTAACAAAGACGGGTCCGCCGTTCTGCAGTGGCCGTCGGAAATGCTAGTTTACACAGCTGCTCAGCCACCCGTTTCCTACAGCTGCAACCCTCTCTGTTTTGACTTTAAGTCCACTAAAGGGAACAGCCACCTCGAGAAAAACCAGCCGCCCTTCCGTGGCCTGTGTCCCCAGCAGAAGGGGGGAGACGTTTGCAAGAGACCGGCCTGGGATGGCAAGGGCAGCGCTGTCACAGGCCCCACAGGGTATGACGGTGGAGAAAGCAGAAACGAACCTGCCCCGGTCACTCCTCTTCTGGCTGAAGATTCTCTCTCCAGTGGTTGTGATCCTGGAAGAAATGGGAATATCGATCAGAGGTATAAACATAGTTCCTGTAggagcagaaaaacaaaaagataccattttattcaaaaacaaacaaaacagaatactCATGAGAAATGCCACAAAACAAGGTTGAAAGATACGCATGAACACCGGTTCCataaaagtagaagaaagaaaaaacgaAGGAAGTTATGTCACCACCATCGTGGGGAGAAAGCCAAAGAATCAACAACTCCCTTCAAAATGGAGACAGGAAATAGTTGCACTGACACAGCTAGGAAAAACCCGCTGGAAGCGATTTCAGAAAAGCGGGATTTGGCTGAGGAGCCACTGTTAGACGCACATCCACCGCCTGATAAAGAGCCCGCATCAGCATTTCCGTTCTTACGTGAAAATAAAGAAACGTGGAAAACATGGAACGCCGAACACAGTCATAATGACGCCATCAGTTCTAAAAATCACTGGACAAAGAACTCGGCTGTTTTAAATGGACAGTCCAGTCCTACAATGATGCactctgggaaatgtagtttaacACCCTCCAGAACTTCCTGCAGTTGCAAAGCCACGGTGCCCAGCTGTGGTCAGGACCACGGATGCGTCTTTCTTCCAAAGGCCACCAGAGGTGTGCCCCCGAACCAGGCCGTCAAGCGAGGCTATAATTCTCTCGTCAGTGAAACCGAAAGATGTTATCGAAAACGAAGACCGCATTCATCTTCTCCCTCTTCGGATGAAAGTCTAAATGCACAGCATGCTTTACCAGGAGAATTTGGGGCGCCACCCCGAGCTCCTGCACCCTTCAGGCCTAGAAGGAGACGGAGGAGGAAAAGAGGCCGGTTCCGCCCCAAACGTGGAGCCCTGGTGCTCGGGGAGCGAGCAGACCCCCCCGGGAAGGCGGTAGGACAGGCGGGCGGGCTGATGAGCGCAGACACGAAAGAGGAACTAAACCCACAAGACATGGCAGGTGTCGACAGGAGCTCAGAGCAAACAGACCCCGTAACACACAAGCTGACCTCACGCCCCAGCAGCCCCCTTCCTTCAGGAAGCGATGGGGGAGCTGAGCGTGTGGTCGCCGAGGCCCCCTCTGGCTCGAGGCCCGAGGTTTCCGATGAGCCCACCTCTGTCCCTGCAGCTGGCACCCCCGCAGAGGAAGTGGCCGGTGCCCGGCTGGGGCGCCAGGAGGGAAGCCAGACTGTGCCGATCAGGGAAAAGCAGGTGCCGCCTGCGGAGAAGACCTGCCAGCAGCCCCCGCCCAAGGCGCTCCTTTGCCACCACGAGCTGGAGCTggcccaggccctcccccaggGGAAGGTGGCCGCGGCCGAGGCCTCCCCCGAGTGGCTGTGTCTCCCTTCAGGAATTCTTCACGCTCCCCCACCGCTGCCCTTCAAAGAAGCACAGGTCAGTGGCCACGCCTTGGTCACCACGGAGCAAATCCTGGCTCCGTTGGCTCTGCCCGAGCAGGCGTTGCTGATCCCCATAGAAACCCCTGACAAATTCAAAGCTCTCCCCTGCGAGGTCTACCAGCACATCCTCCAGCCGGGCCTGCTGGCCCACAAGGTCAAGCTCGCCTTCCCGGCGGcggccctggccccgcccagcgcgcctctgcagcctctgcctctgcagcagcccctAAGCTCTACCTCTGTCACCACCATCCACCACACCGTCCTGCACCATCAGACGGGCACCGTGAAGGTGCTTCAGCCGCACCCACGGTTCCTGTCCCAGGTCCCGTCTCTCACCAGGACATCCTTACCTCAAACTGCCATCTCAAGAGGACCCCTGGGCACCAGGCTCTGTCCCGGGAACCCGCCCACGTTAGTCGCCCCTCCTCCGATGCCCATCATTCCAGCCTCAGTCCTTCATCCCAGCCCCTTGGCCttcccccctctgccccaggccctcttcccctccctgctcgccccccaccccgccgtcATCCCGCTCCAGCCCCTGTTCTAG